CCTTGGCGACGGTTAGAGCCGTGTGCATCCAGTTTAGAGCCCTTGCGAAATTAAAGGGGGCGAGATGATTGCGATCTGATTCTTATATGCATAGGCCTTGGGAGGAAAGGGATCGGCTATGTCATCCCTTAGCCGCGTCATAGCCCTGTCATCCGGCCATGCGTCAAACTAAATCCCCTAATAGTGGGTTGTTAGTTATGGTCATGCTTCcccgcaaaaaataaaaaaagttatggTCATGCAAAAGGAAAATAAAGAGGCTGCAATTAATTTGTACTCTAGCATAGAGGAGGAGCCGTCAAAAGAGCGGTTCGGAAAAATTGGGCTGTGAATCTCACCATGCGCCTCATTCAATGGAAAAACTGGAGAGAAAAATATGCCCGATCAATcaacggaatggagggagtaatagtaTATGATTGCTTCCATAATCACTGATTTGGTAAGATAATAAATAAATCAATCAAAGCACGGAAGAAAATGGGTGATGGCAGATAAACCACTGTCATACAAGAAAGGAATTGATTGAAAGAAGGAAGAAGATTGACCACTGTTTGATTGGAAGAAGGAGATTGATCACCGCTATGAAACAATTGATTACCATGCATGATTAATTGCGTTTGGATTGATTGCGATTGTTTACCTTACGTGAATTATATGCTTACCAAAGATAGAGTCGGTTTGTCCGGCCAGATGAGGATAAACTGGCAGGGAGAAAATCGTAGGAGGGAAAAAATCGCTGGAGGGGAGAGGGGGTCGTGAGGGTTGGACGAAAAGCGGGGAACATAAGAGGGAAAACGGAACACTACGTTTCTTTTAGATAGTATAAGAGGGGAAACGGAACACTACGTTTCTTTTGGAGGGAAAATGTGCTATCCCAAGATTGAAGGAGGTATGGGGTTTAGGGATTTGTACTCTTTTAACTTGGCAATGCTTTCAAAACAGTGTTGGCGCCTGATTACTAATCCAGAGTCCCTTTGTGCTCGAGTGTTAAAGGCAAAATACTATCCAAATGTTGACTTACTTCATGCAACTCTTAAAAATGGCGCTTCATTCACATGGCAGAGTGTGATGAAGGGACTGGAGACCTTCAAGTTGGGATATATCTGGCGCATTGGTACTGGGGAGAGTGTCAACATTTGGCAGGATCCGTGGATACCTGCAAGTCCAGACCGTAAGCTAATCTCAAGTCGGGGCCAATCTATACTAACCTCTGTTAGCGAGCTTCTGGATCCTTATACAGGAACTTGGGATGAGGAGATCATCAGATCTATCCTTAATCCGGTGGATGTTCAAAGGATATTACAGATTCCGGTCAATACTAATTCCTTTGATGATTTTATTGCATGGCATCCTGAACGTAATGGCATATTTACGGTTCGATCAGCGTACAAAGTGCAGTGGGAGCGATCTTTTAGGGCACATGCAAATAGGACAGAGCGTCCTGCGGGCTCTCAAACTCCGGAGATTTGGAGTAAGCTTTGGAAACTCAAGATCCCACGTAAAGTTTCTATCTTTTGTTGGCGGGCATTGCATGGAATTATCCCCCTAAAATCCATTCTTGCAAATCACCGTGTTGGAAGTGAAAGCGGGTGCCCAATATGCCAGGGAGGGGCTGAAGATATTAAACATCTTCTGTTCGACTGCATGCATGCGAAGGAATTATGGAAAAGTTTGGGAATATTAGATATTGTTGATCAATATATGGAGGGGCAACGATCAGGATCAGTGGTCCTGGAAAATTTGCTGTTGATGGATGATCGCTCGCTTCCTCTTAAGCCTGGCTTAGATGTCAAACAAGTCATTGTAGTGGGGGGGGGGGTGGTATCTGTGGTGGATCCGGCGGGAGATCACACATAATGGTTCACCCCCACTAATCTCCAGATGGTCTATGTCGGTAATGGCAATTGCTAACAATTTCTAGGAAGCTAATCATAAACCCCGAGACAACTAGATACAAAGATGGATGAGACCAGAACCGAAGTTTGTCAAGGTGAACGTTGATGCAACATTCTTTGAGAATGAGAGGTCGGGGGCAACAACAGTTGTAATCAGAGATGAGAAGGGGAAGTTCTTGGCAGCTTAATGCACCTTTCTACCGAACGCTATGGATGTGGTATCCTCTGAAGCTCAAGCGATGAGGGATGGACTTGTATTGGCAAATTCCTTGGGCTTTCCTAGAGTTGAAGCTGAATCAGACTCTACAACGGTGATTGAACAATGCTCAGGCCAAAACAGATGGTGGGATGTTGCTGTGGTCATCTTCGCCGAATGTGTGGAAGTGGCATCGATGATTGGGAAGGTTAAATTCAGACATTGTGGTCGTGAAACGAACCAAGTAGCGCATGTGCTAGCAAATTATTGTTATTGTAATAAGCTTAGTAGGAGTTGGGCGAACGATCCTCCAGATTGTGTCATACCCAAACTCTTGGATGATGTAATTCCGTTTTAATtcttaataaagctagccatgatggccttccctcaaaaaaaagtttTGGTGCTTGTGTATCTGTTTTTGATCGTATGTGCATTTGTTGGACGTGCAGATGTGTATGTGCTCTTGTGAGTATTTGACtggatgatttctggatttaatcaGTTAATTGAGAGATTTATTGATTGTTTGCTATTCAAATGTGTAAATTGAAATCTGTGAATGAAAAAGGCCAAATGTTCCACTTGACAAAATAATATTTGGGCTATAAAAAGGATATGGCCCAAACTATAGTGGATCGGAACATTGTGTATTTCTGAAAAAACCAGAAAAATAGGCTTAATGAAATGGTTTGCAAAAAGGCCATGACCcagaaaatagaaaggccaaattgttgggttaggcccatgtagctagcaaaaattaacaaaaaaataaatattaaaaaggctgaattgttgggctcggcccatataaaacACCGaactggaccgggctgattcttatcaacgaccttttcatttgtttgcaattttgtcacgtcagcttgccacgtcggatccgacgtggcctaggCAGACAGCTAGCTACCAAAACAGAAAGTCGTAGGatcaacgaccttttgttttggtcgttgcCTTCAAGGACCTTATCACAAAGAAGGTCGTCAATTTCCATTAAAGATGGTTAgtttttgaccatctgtttttggttataaaaaggtcgcaaatgaaaaataatgaccatccagcgaccaatagtgatggtcgcaagttgacatatttcttgtagtgacagcTGCCCGCTGCCGGCATCACCACCGCCTGGAACAAGACGTTCCCCTGGATCGGCCCTGCGCCGACACTCATCGACCTCACCGACCCCGAGGACGACGATGACGCCTAGGGCAGTGCGCCACCTCGTAGTTTAGTTTGCTTTTAGTTTTCTTTAACGCTAATGTCGACGTgtggactctcgccggccttcCTTGCCGGCTTTAATGTTTTTTTTATTTTAAATATGCATGCACTTTTTTTTCTCACACCGTCAAAATGGGTCGGGCCAGCGTTGGGCGCTTGCGCCGACCAAAATGCCGAAGCGGACGTTTGTGTCCgtctggccgacccaaacggacaaaaaaggACAAAAATCgccatccgtttgggtcggcgcattggagttgctctaaaatgacacattgaACTCCTCGACAGCTATGTCATGTGTAAATGAACCTCTCTCACCCCCCCTCCCCTCGCCCGCGCGCAATACAGGCGGCCTGCATAGCAGTACATGCATCTTTGATCTAAAAAAAGCATGTGATCTAGAATTGTACTAAAAAAACCACTACATGATTAGTAAATAGTTATTACACCCAAGACCCTACTAAATACCTAAAAAAATAATAAGCTCGGTTTGCCAAAGTAAGCTTACACCACAAGCACCTGCTAATGATTTTCTATACTCTAGAATTAGAAACCGCTAGATATTTCTGACACAATACACCTTTGTGATCTCTATAAGAATATTTAAAAATACATATATGGATATATATACACGCTATGCTAATGCAAGTATAAGAAATTAATCCATGAAgacatgtgatatttttggtttatTATTTTGTCATATTCGTGGAGATTTAGTTTAAATATCTCTTTAGGCTTAGCATATGGAAAACTTATAACAAATATATCTCTTATTATAAACAGAGTTTAAAtttaatatgatgcatgcataTTGCTCAACCATAGACATTATGATGATAAAATAAGTAACACTATTATTAATATTTAATAACATTGACATTTGATTAATTatcataaaaaggaaaaaaatatttaCTATGCCTGCCATGTATAAAAATGAGTTatatatctttatctttacctctttatctttatctttacctctttacctactaataaagcaaatagtgtttctggtcgtccgtcatagAAATCGCCCTCGAAGTTCGCATAAATTACCCACTATGCCATCCATAAGTAAAATGATTCGGATTTATTTCAAAATCACCGCCGACTTAGTTCTTAAAGAATGATACACTCATACAACACAAGAGCACAAGTAGCCCAATGGCCAAGGCTTACGCCTAGCACGCGGGAGACCAGCGTTCGATCCCTGGTTCCTACACTTTTTCCTCCTTTTTGGCTCCGTAGGAAGCGCAGGTCTTCCACCCGCACGCGCTAATAGGCCGGCCCATAATTGGCTGGTGGTCGGCCCTGTTTTCTATTCTCTTTTTTGCTTTTTACTTTCTTATTTCTGTTTCATTTATTCTTCTTTAAATTAGTTCAGGATTTTGAAAAGAATCAAATTTCGAAAAGTTGAGAGATTTATTTAGAAGTCATaaaatattcatgttttcaaaATATTGTTTGCATATCATAGAAAAAAAACGGAATATCAAATAGATGTTCATGAAATAAAAAACcatgttttttaaaaaaataatccaGTATTCCAAACATAGTCTGGAACTAGAAAAAAATgtacctggcgcgcctcctcctcctgcaggcGCTAATGGGCAGGCCCATAATTGGCTGGTGGTGGGCCCTGTTTTCTATTCTCTTTTTTGCTTTTTACTTTCTTATTtctgtttctattttttcttctttaaattaattaCGGATTTTGAAAAGAATCAAATTTCGAAAAGTTGCGAGCTTTATTGAGAAGTcataaaatattcatgatttcaaaaTATTGTTTGCATATCATAGAAAAAAATCGGAATATCAAATACATGTTCATGAAATAAAAAATcatgttttttaaaaaaataatccaGTATTCCAAACATAGTCTGGAACTAGAAAAAAATGtacatggcgcgcctcctcctcctgcacgcgctaatgggccggcccgtaATTGGCTGGTGGTGGGCCCTGTTTTCTATTCTCTTTTTTGCTTTTCACTTTcttatttatgtttttattttttcttctttaagTTAATTCAGGATTTTGAAATAAATTTCGAAAAGTTGCGAGCTTTATTGAGAAGTcataaaatattcatgatttcaaaaTATTGTTTGCATACCATAAAAAAAATCGGAATATCAAATCGATGTTCAAGAAATAAAAAATcatgttttttaaaaaataatcCAGTATTCCAAACATAGTCTGAACTAGAAAAAAATGTACAtgccgcgcctcctcctcctgcacgtgctaatgggccggcccatatgtGGCTGGTGGCGCCCTGTTTTCTATTTCgttttttgttttttacttttttaattccttttttttcatTCTTTAAATTCATTCGGGATTTTTAAAAGAACCAAATTTCAAAAAGCTGCGAGTTTTATTGAAAAATCctaaattgttcatgatttcaaaaaaaatcgCATATCATAGGAAATAAATCACAATATCAAATAGATGTTCATGAAAAAAACATGATTTAAAAAATCCAGTATTCAAAACACATTCTGGAATTAGAAAAAAATATAcatgatttttttgaaatgtttCCAAAATTAAAACAGGCCCGTAAATGATGAACAAAATCAAACATCGCCTGCGTAGAAGTTTTAATAAGGGATCTCTAGAGGTCGATTTATGATTTTATTTAATCCTTCGCATCGGGTAGAAAAAGGCTTCCATGTTTCGTACAACGCTGAACCCAAAAAATATTGACACAACTTTCTATGGGTTAGTTTTTGTAAACTATATAAAAATAACTAAATGTCTATTTTGCCTTCATACACAGCTATGTTTATTCTGGTACCACAGTAATTGTTATGACAACCACCGCTACGTTAGGTCAAAATGATATACATCATTCATCAGTCTAGCTTAGGCAGGGTCCATCAATGCAGTTTGCGCCTTAGGAAATCAAATCATGGTCAAACCAtcccattttttgttttttgaaatgaCTTTTCAAAAGACTCTTATCTCATCATGACATCACTTAGACATGGTTTTTGAATTGACATTTTAGAAGCCCTTATCTCACCTTGGCATTTTAATAGCCATTATCTACCACTTCTGCATAATTTGAtagtttttctcccgttgcaacgcacgggcatatttgctagtaaaTATAAAAGTTTAGTACaaatatttattttgttttgcctCTAATGACATGTTTCAGTTATTTGTATTATAACACAAATAAATTAAGACATAACTAAATGTTGATTTAATAGAAAAGCAATGTTTGGAAGTCGAAAATTGACTTATGTAAATCCTACATATTATTATTTTCAGTTAAGAAAGTAAGTGCAGTGAAAGTTACATATTTGAATTGAAACTTATATCTAAATTTATAAAAATTTGTTAAACATTATAATATTATTAATTAATGTGTGATGTTCTTAAAAATATAATATGCATTTTGATTTTTGGATAACTGATATTATTAAATTGCATTATCTTTTTCCTGTAAACATATAATGACAATAGATCAATGTGTGGATCATCGATCACTTGTATGGTACATTATTGCACGATTTATTCTATTAAGGATAATTGTCCTGTCTGGTCACACTTATCCAACAATGGAACATGTGTGGAGACCGGGTGCCGAGCTTCAATGCTGGCTTCAGTGAAAGGTAAATTTGCTTCTGGGCCAGCATGAATGTGGCGCGTGCTCTGGAGTCACGCAAGCCGGCATGAATGCACGGCAACCGCTTTCCGCGGGAGATATTTTTGGGTGGGTCCGAGTGGCCAACATGTGCTTGGTAGCAGTCATGATGCCTGCAAAGCCCCTCTAGCTTACTCCAGTTGACGGAAAAACGGACGTCTAGACCAGTCCATGGACCGGCGGTAGGGTACCATGTTGGATGATAAAATGTGTCCAAATCACTTGGTCTTAACCGCTGCGGGCAGTTTAAGGATAAGTGTGGGAGAAGCATGGACCAGTAGAATACTCATACATTGACGCGTCATGCGTCATGAGATACAGAACGTTAAGGACAGATGGAGACACACCCGAATTAGATTGTTACTATTGGAGCACCCTTTTGATTATTATACGCATACAAAGTGTAAGCTAAAGTAATCCCACTGGCCACTGTCCAGAGGACTGAGTTGAGTTGTAATGTCGGTCCTCTTGGTTGgactaagggtgtgtttggttgcggaaCGAAGTGGAATGGAATATCATGGTTCCATTCCACTAAAATGGATTGGTTCCGTCTCTGTGTTTGCTTGAGCACAATAGATGAAATGAAATGTTTTGGTAGTCGACTTCGTTCcctgaaccaaacacaccctaaaggACAGAAAGGACAGGACAGGCGAGTGACCGAACAGTCGCGAGAAGAATCGATGCAGTGCCCTACCACTCTACCACACACATTGGTACGTACGGCATGGATTAATTGAAGAGCTTACTTATAACTCAGCGGTTGGAGTTGATCCATCACGAGTAGTAATGACCAAACAACGGCGAGCCACCCGTTTCCCTCATGCCCCTTCTTCGCGCGTGCCTGCCGCTCGACCCCTCTTCTCGTCGACCGATCAGTGCCACCAACTCCGACGCTGCTGTGCCGCCGCAAGGAATGCCGGCCAGGGCCCAACAGCAGACGGTGGCGTCCGTCTGCCTTTGCTCAACTATGCTTTTCTCAAAAAAAGCACTCTGCTTGACACCAGAGGTACTAGTACACCCCCTCTATAACTCAATATAAGACCTTTTTAGCACTGTCATGTTAAGTTACAGAGGAAGTACTGAATGCACTAGTTTCAGAAGAAGAAAACACCCAGCAGCAACAGCCAGGGCAAAAAAAGACACATTGAGCTCCTGGACCTTTCACCGCACACCATCAGACTCGCGCAGCAACCAGGTCCAGGGCAGCTACGATATGGGTAAATGAACCTCTCTCACACGACAAGGTGCAGATGAACGAGTCTCCATCTCCTGGGATAGATCATCAAGAACCTCGCCTCCAAGATACATGTACCACTGCTATGCAGGCTTGTGTTCGGGCCTGTCGTAAGCCGCTATGTTCTGCGGCTCGCACTCCGGGCTCAAGAGCCGCACCAGCGAGGCCGACGCCAAGCTCGTGCAGATCGCTCCACAGGATGCCCACCTCAGGCTCCTCGGGACCGTTATCCTCGGACCTGCATATATATATGACCGATCAGATGAGTACAATACACTGCAGGGTTAGCTATTAAATCCAAGTAATTTCAAGGTTCGAGTCGCTTGCTTTCGACGGCCAGTAACACTCGATACTGTATTCATACAAATCATGTAGATAGATAGAGAGACATGAAAAGAACAAGATTCACAGCACAGGCGGCAGTATCAACGAACAAATAGGTGTATGCATGTCTGAACATGAGTGAGTAGACAAAGTAAAGTATGTGGTGGAAGAAATACTACCATAGTGAAGGCGACAGAGAACCCAGGAAGCGAGGGCGCCACCGACGGAGAAGATGCCCGCGGTGTGACGCATCAGGCGGGAGCAGGTCTTCGACTCTGGCCGCATCACCTCCCCGTCAGACCATCCCAGTGCCTGTCGTAACGCCATCGTGATCCGTGTCTCCCTTTTGTCTTTTGGCAATACTTCCTGAAATTGTTTCCAGCTAGCTAGTTAAATACAGTACTCCCTACGGGCAGAAGTTTCAATGTTTTATAGGGTAAATTTTGACAGGCTCGTACGTGCTCTGGTTTCTCAGCGATCAATGGTTACGCGTCTATTTTGGCAATCACATAAAACCGAGAGGATTCAGCTTCAGCGGCACTGCGGCAGCTAATTGATCTGAACTACAGTGATGCGCTACAAACCGATATCCAGAAATAACACTTGTTTCAGAGAAAGATAAACGAGTGAGCTAAGAACTGTGTACATCAGAGGAACACCACTGCAATGCAGGTTGTCTTCCAACAAAAGTCGGCTGTACATTTTACCACATCGAGTAGTACAAAACTAACTAACTAACTAGGCACACATACATCAATACAATCTTTCGACACAGTATTCATGTCTGACCCATGGTTGGCGATTCTACCGGTAGCAACCATGGAGGCCA
Above is a window of Triticum dicoccoides isolate Atlit2015 ecotype Zavitan chromosome 5B, WEW_v2.0, whole genome shotgun sequence DNA encoding:
- the LOC119312858 gene encoding uncharacterized protein LOC119312858, yielding MALRQALGWSDGEVMRPESKTCSRLMRHTAGIFSVGGALASWVLCRLHYGPRITVPRSLRWASCGAICTSLASASLVRLLSPECEPQNIAAYDRPEHKPA